In Papaver somniferum cultivar HN1 chromosome 1, ASM357369v1, whole genome shotgun sequence, a genomic segment contains:
- the LOC113274788 gene encoding uncharacterized protein LOC113274788 has product MLNVLIKTNFFDNFWLLTAFYGNPYKPRKLESWEFLEDISSRIVHSGIPWVVIGDYNQVFSPSEKLGGLPFNSMEAEPFKRLFQRAGLSDIGFQGNFYTWNNYREANKNIQERLDKAYTNDEWNSHFPDSSLTHLPSFGSDHIPIRLDLFPFSALSQNYPFKFFDTWLKENSCMQLISQTWNPSLLNVTDVVLNNLKILGENLTSWRKNVFGVPEKKIKKLLQSIDSIQSSSRVHNKQKHLNQKLLDLENLYDTQEEIAKQLSRENFVNIGEINTKYFHLKTLKRRKRNQIDCLLNQNGEILKQKPQIAKELKMHFENLFTVSPTVPDQELMNLIPKVIYDQDNADLLRIPTSDEVWMVVKSMKSNKSSGPDVFPLNVSQRIKIFLWKCIHNALPVRKKLSEHMDDIDIKCIFCDHECESLKHLFFECPYAKSVALLPPVVGINHSSNLDYSFAQMYSNWIAGKVVPKSVRKLYRSGFTALHSLVARMKESKYTLSEATLEKIAESSYGQMFLMFWHTKYSESHWEKLEGAVKKYLKCYKRGRVKNELTFEFVRRGETHIITSTPEKMGVMFGTPRMAGRRTDDTFLMGGGGWRQKPFYIRHFGDSNTVTRPMLQDAILKLLKRTGIKNSESEGGEDSDDDSDEQVPDSEDDPKPNPTHLKAKEHRLTHLPLLPLQMSQSQVHIIDRENHQHL; this is encoded by the exons ATGTTAAATGTTTTAATCAAAACAAATTTCTTCGACAATTTCTGGCTATTAACAGCATTCTACGGAAACCCTTATAAACCTAGGAAACTAGAATCTTGGGAATTCCTAGAAGATATATCGTCTAGAATAGTTCACTCTGGTATTCCATGGGTTGTAATAGGTGATTACAACCAAGTGTTCAGTCCTTCTGAAAAATTGGGGGGCTTACCCTTCAATAGTATGGAAGCGGAGCCTTTCAAAAGGCTTTTTCAAAGGGCCGGACTCTCAGACATAGGCTTTCAAGGGAACTTTTACACATGGAATAATTATAGAGAGGCCAATAAAAACATTCAGGAAAGGCTAGACAAAGCCTATACAAATGATGAATGGAATTCGCATTTCCCTGACTCTTCTTTAACTCATCTCCCGTCTTTCGGGTCTGATCATATACCAATTAGGTTAGACCTCTTCCCTTTCTCGGCTCTCAGTCAAAACTACCCTTTTAAATTCTTTGATACTTGGCTTAAAGAAAACTCTTGTATGCAGTTAATATCACAAACTTGGAATCCTTCTTTACTGAATGTGACTGACGTAGTGCTTAATAACCTAAAAATCTTAGGTGAAAACCTTACGTCTTGGCGGAAGAATGTTTTCGGAGTCCCTGAAAAGAAGATTAAAAAACTCCTACAAAGCATTGATTCAATTCAGTCGTCTAGTAGAGTTCATAATAAACAGAAACATCTGAATCAGAAACTCTTAGATCTAGAAAATCTATATGATACTCAAGAGGAAATCGCCAAACAATTGTCAAGAGAGAACTTTGTTAATATTGGAGAAATAAATACAAAGTATTTTcatttgaaaactttaaaaagaagaaaacggaATCAGATAGATTGTCTTTTAAATCAAAACGGggaaattttgaaacaaaaacctCAAATTGCCAAGGAATTAAAAATGCATTTTGAAAACCTTTTTACTGTCTCCCCTACAGTGCCTGACCAAGAATTAATGAATCTCATTCCTAAAGTCATTTATGACCAGGATAATGCGGATTTATTAAGAATCCCAACTTCAGATGAAGTTTGGATGGTAGTAAAATCCATGAAATCTAATAAATCTTCAGGACCAGATGTTTTCCCG TTGAATGTATCGCAAAGAATAAAAATTTTCTTATGGAAGTGTATTCATAATGCCTTGCCTGTTAGGAAAAAATTGAGTGAACATATGGATGATATAGATATAAAATGCATTTTCTGTGATCATGAATGTGAATCTTTAAAGCACTTGTTTTTTGAATGCCCTTATGCTAAATCTGTGGCTTTGCTGCCTCCTGTTGTGGGTATAAATCATAGTAGTAATTTAGATTACTCTTTTGCACAAATGTATTCTAACTGGATAGCAG GTAAGGTTGTGCCAAAATCTGTTAGGAAGTTGTATAGGTCTGGTTTCACAGCATTACATAGCCTGGTTGCCAGAATGAAGGAGAGTAAATATACTTTGAGTGAAGCTACATTGGAAAAGATAGCCGAATCTTCTTATGGACAGATGTTTTTGATGTTCTGGCACACTAAGTACTCAGAAAGTCATTGGGAAAAGTTGGAAGGTGCAGTGAAAAAGTACTTGAAGTGTTACAAAAGGGGTCGAGTCAAGAATGAGCTCACATTTGAGTTTGTTAGAAGAGGTGAAACACACATTATCACGTCGACACCAGAAAAAATGGGTGTAATGTTTGGAACGCCAAGAATGGCAGGAAGAAGAACTGATGACACCTTTTTGATGGGAGGTGGTGGATGGAGGCAGAAACCATTCTACATTAGACACTTTGGTGATAGCAACACGGTTACAAGACCAATGCTACAAGATGCCATCTTGAAACTGCTTAAGCGTACTGGAATCAAGAATTCTGAATCTGAAGGTGGCGAAGACAGTGATGATGACAGTGATGAACAAGTACCCGATAGTGAAGATGATCCAAAACCGAATCCGACCCACTTAAAGGCAAAAGAACACCGTCTGACTCACCTTCCTCTTCTCCCATTGCAGATGAGTCAGAGTCAGGTCCATATAATTGATCGAGAAAATCATCAGCATCTAtga